CAAGATTTGAAAGACCTTATTTTGCGAATGACAAagagataataaacaaatagaaatttACCAATCATTTGAATACttctgataaaataaataaacatttccaATAACAGAGCTTGCCCATATGTTGCAGTTTTGTCTCTAACCCTGTGGTGTCTGATTTTTGACGAATTGATTGCTGATTAAAACGAGGTCTCGTAATCTCATAATTTTGCGAGGTCTCATGTCAAGCGTCTGGTGAAGTATCTACACACCCAATACATTGGATGTGAACACGACGACACCAGAATAAAGAAGATTCCTCACTGGATATAGATTTTGTTAGTTGAACTTCTTACCACAGACGGTGCTCTCGTGTGGTGGCCCTGAAAGAGAAAGATAAAAAATCCAGAGTACAACTGAACAGAAATAAGAGCTTCACGTCCCTTGGTAATACAGGGACCATGTGTACGGCTCCAACAAGGGTCCTTGAAGTTCTTCTGGATTTTCCACCTTTGCACCTTATGATACAATTCGAAGCTATGTGGACGACATATAGGCTGTGTATCGTTAAGAAAATGCATGCTGGAGTAACCGGCAAAGCGAAAATCTATAAGCAGGTAATAGGTGAAAGTCCTATCATTTTAATGCGCAGTGACCAGGTCTTTGTGACTGTTAGTAATAAGCGCTTAAAGACACAGTAGACAAGCCCACAATAGTGAATAATGTAGTAGTATACGGATGATTCATGGATTAATGGCTTTGTCAGGAGCAGTCTTcaaaataagtaaattattatgaaGACAATTTCAATCTGCTCATACAGTAGATCTGTTATAGCCTCTATATTTAgtcaataaatttgttaaaaacccaaaatattttcaaaaactttaacGCAACTGGAATCAAGTCTTTTATATCCCAGCGTATTTAAAATGAACCGACAAAATTCGCAGATGACTTTCTAAATGatcttttttgaatttatatttttaaattcgttATTAAATCCTTTTGTTGAAGCTGAAATGAAAGTATCGGTATATCCGAGTATGAATTTAAGAGGCGAAGTAAGAGAAAGTATATCTTTGGATGAAGATGATTTAAGTGATGTCGAAGACGAGGTTTTTATAAGAGATGGGAAAAATGGATATAAAGTaagtagtaataataaatttcctttATGAAACTATGAAATACTAAGAGATAAAGTCTGTATGAAAGATAAACAAAGATTCATTCTATATTTCTACCTAGTTGGCAGATGAACTTACAGTTAAAAGACCTCTCATGGCACCCAGACGAAAAGTAGCAAGACCGGATTTAGGAACAAGACTCAAAGCTAAGCCACCATGCAAAGCCTTCCTCAAACCTTGTTGTTACATATTTGCAGCTCTAAGCGTTCTTGTTGGTAAGTAATATATAATTCCGTTGTTACAGCATTAACTCCGTTTCATTTTTTTAGGTCTTATTATCTTAGTAGTAGTTCTAGTATCAATGTACCCAATTCCATTAGACAAAGTAAGAGAttggataataaaaaaagctCAGAAACAAGAACCAATCAACTCGAGTAAGCTACTTCCATGTGATAATTTAAAAGTCTCCGACGTGTGGTCTATCAATTTACCAAAACTGAATACTGATTCTCCTGTTAGAGTATTAGATGTAGATAACGATGGTGTCGATGACATTATTTTTGGATTTGGCACAGGTAAGTAGAAATATAGTAAAATCAGTCACACAGAAACTGTTCgcactagaaaaaaattaaagacccTCTAATAAAATCTACGATGAGGGATGAGATTCATTGTTAGAAGCTCAATACAAAATAGATTAGTATACGAGAACGTTCAGAAATAGTACAACTAGAAAATCAACACGATTTCAATCGGCATAAAAAGCTGAAAGACACCGCGGTCGTATATAGGAAAGAGAAAACAAcagttgataataataattagatagTACtcgacaaaaaaacaaaaacaaaaacatgaatTATTTAACGACGACAGACCCCCAGTTGATATCAATATCTCAATAACCGGACAACCGATTACTAAAGACGAGATTGAGAAAGCAATCACAGACTTAAAAGCCTGAGGAGTCAcatatcttaaaaatattcctaaaaatcatatatcaaaaatacCAAAGAGATATGAGCCACTCACAACTTGGGATTAGACAAGGATTAGGTACACGAGAAGCAATAATCGCCACGCAGGTGTTAGTTCAGAATTGCCATGATCGACGAAAATATGTCTATGCTTCATTGATATCGAGAAGGTATTCGATAGTGTACGACACCATAAATTAATGCAGTTTCTCAAAAAACATTCGATgtattgaaaacttatattggaaCCAAACTtctgtttaatttatattcgGAGGGGATTTGTCAGGAGGTTTTGAAGGACCGTAGATGGGAGTTAAGGTTAATAGAGTGTGGATTAACAATATCAGATATGCTGATGACACGGTCTCAATCGCTGATAACTTGTCGGACCTACAACAATTGATTGATAAAGTGGGAGACCgaagtaacaaaaataaatatctacaaaccgcaatatataagaaaatattagcGTAACAGTATTTGGGCACATTGCTTTCTGAGGACTGGACATCAGATAACAGCATTTCTGAAACTTGGAAAAGAGAACTCATTGGAATTATTAAAAAGAGTAAAACGGCATATTTGGGGCATATAATTCGAAATATCAATTCCTGAAAGAAGGAAAATGTCTTGGCTGCGAAATATCAAACATTGAACAGACTTACACGATATACATTCATTAACAAACGCCACAaggaatagaaaaataatggaaaaaattatcgCAAACATCAATAGATGGATTgcattagaagaagaaaaagtagaaattgattaaattgatgGAATTGAGATACATATAGAATTTTCCATTGTTCCAAGACTGACCAGTCTTCATTTTCTTTCTAGCACATTTCTCCTCAATTCCTTATTTCCGCAAGGACATTAAGTGTCTTTTGATTGTCAGGAtccttttttcgttttttttttatttcagtggCTTCGTGTAATCCTAGATTGATTTTTCTCTTCTGATCTATACATTGACGTAATGATTTACCTCTTGATCTGGTTCTTTCAGCTGTAATCACGTTGTTTTTTCAGGTGATAATTATAACATATTACCGCCAGATTTATTTTGTCCTATATTCATGGGAGTACCATCTCCTTGTGAGGGTGGTGTTCTAGCTTTAAATGGACTAACAGGAAATATTATATGGAGACACTGGTTTAATGATACAATATATTCTCTCCATTGTACCAACGATATAAATGGAGATCAACAAAATGATTGTTTAGTTATAGGAATGGAAGGGGTAATTATTATGTCCACGAAATAATCCTTACTATTtatcctttttatttatattaattattatttttaattttagacaaTTGCAGTGATTGATTCAAAAAATGGtacaattatttggaaattgaatACCGGAAGACTCAATATATACGTCGCTTCGTTCATTCCAGATCAAAATAATGACACCATTCCCGATATTTTAGCTTCCAGTTCTTCTTTAAGTGGTAATATATACATTTATCTACTAGATTTAATTTAAACACACCGTGTTTTATATATGCGAGGAAAATAACAGACATTTAGGTTTGGCATGGCAGTGAGAGGATGCTTTAGCAGCCATCTTGGCATCATAAGTTAGTATAGATATGTATATAGAAagaaaggtcataaataaaaaaactgtgattatttttcgatatattcttTCCGCACACTTTACAGAACGtctgactaaagcttctatgccactataaaaatatgatcgTCGCTATTAAATCTTTTATCCTTTAACATGGTCGGcatctttgtcaaaaaaatagtCGGGCGGGGTTAGATCAGGGCTATACAATGGGTGTTCAATTTCTGTGAAACCATATTCGTGTATagtagccttggaaagcgaagcaATGTAGACTGGAGGACCGCACATCTCGACtgattttgtcgttttttttccataattttttaacGCAGATGCCTTAGTATTTCAGAGTAATAAGCCGCTTTTGCGGTTGTATTTTCAGTATAAAACAATTAAAGGATACCATCGCAGTCCTTAATTATTGAAGCAATCACTTTTCTGGTGCTGCTCTTGACCTTTACTCTTTTTTTCGCATGGGCTCGCCTTTCCATCACCTGTTCAATTGACAGGATTACATTTCTTGGTCCTCGCAAAGCGCTAAAAATTGCTCACAATATTCTATTCGAAGCCGCTTTGGCACTGCGCTGAGAATTCGAGGCACTCACCTTGCagtaatttttgtcatatttaaatacTCATGTAGGACCCTTAGAACGCTTGTTATGGAAATACCAGTCTGTGATACCAAAACTTTTAAGAGTCTCAATATATATCATTGTCcgtaattttgaattttagttgAGAAAGATGGTCGTCTAGTTTTGTTATCTGGTAAAAATGGAGAGAAATTGAAAACTGTGACAACTCCAGGAGGTGCAAAAACTTTTTACATGCCTCAAGTTCTTAGTCAGAATAATACAAGGTCGTTTGTGATATTTGGTACAGGATCTCCCACAACTGCTGGAAATCTAACCGTGACTCCTTTGGAAGATGTTTTATTAGGAGTGTTAGTAAGTATTATACATTTgcaattttctaaaattatccGTAAAACAACACCtgctttttaatttcttattagaTACATCTACAGCATTATGCATATcgtaatgttttaaattttacttttataaagttttttctaacaACCTTGATTACTAAAATAAGTTGAAACAATAGTGTTGGCTTGTCTTAATAGtcatataaagaaaattgttttcgtTATTGGGAGAAAAAAGAATTGCGaatgataattaaatatttgtttcataaaaaaatcaaagaaactgaaaaaaattgtgtaaacaTTATCCTGAAAGTCCTCCATCTTATGCAATGATTTATTGGTGGTTTTCAGCTTTTCAGCTGTAACTTctatttacttataaatatgcTGATTTGCTGACACATTTTGATGCTGAGGTTTAgaaaaacgaccgcatttgttgaaagaaaaagttttgtttcatcaCAACAATGCGCTTGCCCTAAATTgcctaaatatattttcaataaatgtgtAACGTTTGtcttattacatttttttatggCAATTTCGATGATTCCAGGGAAATTCCACAAAAAATATCTACGAAGATAAATTCAAGGGTGTGTTAACGCAATCAGTATTGGTAGATATCACTGGAGATGCAATCCCTGATATAGTAACAGCCATGTATAATTCATGTTTGGTAGCGATAGATGGAAAATCCTTCAAACAAATTTGGAATTTCACAGTACCTGGTAATGGTGCAGAAACGAATATTATTCCAACTCCTGCTTACTTCAACTCTGACAATATTACGGACTTTTTGatcatatatcaaaaatatgatggtattttgaattataattatacacaagtaagttgaaaataatacaaatccGTGTTCAGCGGATGGGCCATTGTTTATATATATGTCAAAGGTTGACTTACGCACCTAACCCATTAGAACGTTTTTCTAGTCACGTGATTACAGTGTTACCAAAGCTACCTACTTTTCAGTAGATCGACCATCTTttgattgataaataaaattatattaaagccattaattacatttaataaaGGGAGGCTATTATTATATTCTCTGGGATTTAATTGTCACTTTTTATAGCTGTTGCAAAGTTGTCCATACTTCTGTATCTGCCCGACATAGGAGCATAGTAAAAACACGTTAGTTTGGCGTTTTCGAGATCTAAAATTCCATTTATTGAGATCCCAGATGTCGGAACAGAGTTTCTTACGAGTTAGTAGATTCTGCTCAGCTTTTTCAATTGGATTTATGATTTAAACAAATGGTTTTGTTTTGAAGGGTCTATTTTTCGGAAATAGGAAGTTTAGCTGAGAGGGCAAAAACATATAgtcataaaaaaaacaaataaaaccgttcacctttttatttcttcaactattCTTTGCACTCGAATTGGGAACTGTCTCTTGATAGTGTTCAACCTAGGAATGAACACATTTTATGTCTAGGTTAgcttactttagcttcgataaGATTAACTTTAGTTTAGGTTTACTTCAGCTTAGGTTAGGGTCGATAATTCTAGAAATATGATAATGATATGAGATAATAGAGATAATTCTATGAAATTCGATGAATTTCAATCAAAAGAATCGATCGTTTCGTGTAAATCATAAACCAAAGTATTGATAAGAACTTTCTAATTTCGACATCGCCAAATAAccgtatttttttatgattctgAACTGGGCATAtacaaaagtatttttaaaaaatttaaatcgcGCTCCGTAATCATGTCACCAATAAAAAACTAActtcatatttaattattagaaCAGCTGAAGTAGGATTGGTAGGAAGCTATCAACTTTCAAGATCattaaagagaaatttttaattggtaaCATTGCACGATTGTCACTTTTGCGTACTTAAACCTTGCACATAGAGTATCTACAAACACTaacaatttcttattattatctCTTTCGTTAACGTtataattcattaattcatCCAGAAGACTATCAGATAATTAGATGGCATGCCGGATTCATGAGTAAGCTTCTGACTATCCAACTGCcgtatttgataataaaactgAGTGTCGTGGAAACGGTCCATTGATATGTGGAAGATACCGCATTAATTGCCTCCGACTCAGATATTCGTTCTCTCAAAAACCCGTCTCAAAATCTGGCTGGATGGCGCctctcaattttcaaaaaacccaACTCATTATCTTCAACCATTCCGATGCCCGGAGCGTACATCTCTCACCTTTCCATTTGAGCCTTTAAACCGTTGAGTTATTTTTTGCTTCCATTATTTTAGTCTATACCTCACTACCTTCCTATAATCTAACACAATCCCAACTACACTCCACATCCTGCATAAAACTGTCCCCAAACCTCGCGAAAATAAACCAACGAATGTCTCGCTCTCTGTAAACTTTTCCTTCTTGGagatttatgaatatttatttcgacCTGAGAGATATGTGACTAGATGTTTCTTATTATCAAAACTAGCTCACAAGATAAAGCTAAATTATCTTTTAGACATTTATAATTGATGGAAAAAACGGCGAATCTATCTATAAACCGATAACTGGTGCTGTGATAACCCAGTCTAGTGGGTTAACAGTAAGTTTAGAATCATTGggatttgatttatatttattctggACGTCAGAATGTACAAAGTTGGATGCCCTTGAAAAGTTGGATGGATCTAAAggtgaaataacaaaatttcaattataatattaataatataaacatattaTGCTGTTTAAACTATCATTCTTACATGTTATTTACGTATAGCTTTCTTTTTATAATcacattaattttctttttaatctgttactatttttttatcacataaaTACAGTACGCAATCCACGGTCTTACATATGGGTCTTGAAACCGAAATTTCTACACATCGACGTTGTTTTAGGTGTTAACTTTATTATTAGGTTAAACCGATTTAGAACTGTTAAGCTGCATTGTACATGGCTCTTATTATCCATCCCTCGATCACAACGCCGACCTGGCGGCCATTGAGTAAGATAACTAAGCGGCTGTGGATCGAACCATCCCCGTTGCCCTCGTTTTAAGACCTATATATAAGACTGTGACCCAATTTAACAGTTTCAACTGtattaatgtttataatgaaattgaatttttagttaTATCAAATGAATTTTATGGACCATGTATTGACCAATTTAACAATACgttgaatatgaaattaaatgCCTTGAGTCAATTCCACCAACCGCCAgggtttgttttatataattcagGTAATCAATAAAGATACGTCCTTCATCTCgactcaaaattgtttttttttagcgGATAGATTATCTCATGAATTGGACAGCAGTAGATCAGTATTGAGACAGTTAAAAGatcattataaatttcattctaaaattcatataaacaaCGGACAATCAGaagttgatgaaaattataaagtagATCCAGTACCGATTGGAATTAGAAAATACGGTTCTTCCAGCTTTAGGCATAAGGATCGAAATTTAGGAATACAAGGTTTTATGACCTCTTCCAACGATGACATTGATACCTTTGGAGAAGACAGAGTACgtataaatgaatgaaaacgtggaattttgtcataggttatttgaaattactttgtaatagtttcaaatatgataaaagaaaggaaataaattagaattgatAACAAGTTATCAATTACTCTGctcataatatttatatatagataaCAAACAATATATAACGAGTTAATAAACATTTAGCCATGGAAGGACGGCCCCATCTTCTAGCACAAGTGCTCGAACCCTTTTCCGAGCTCATCGAACTCGCAGAGAGATCGCACCCAACATTGTCATTTGAATACGTATGTGGATCCATTCCAACGACTTTTTCCACTTTACAATTAGTGCAGCAGCTGTTCTCTCCCAATTTGAAGCTCTTCATCTGCTGAACAGACGAGGGAGTGAATGATCCACAAAAATCCTCTGCTTATCGGTCGTACTTGGCATGCTTCTCATTTACACCAATTTGTTTATTACCTGATCTGTACAAAAGTGCGCGTATTTCGGTTGGGCTAAACATAATTACATTAGTGTTGTTTGTTCCTTGGTCGACTTCTAGCTTCGATGAGGACGGTGGTTTAACTTCCTTCCTCCTACACATACACGCGTGCGTGTGAGAAAGCGCGTCCCTCGAAGCCCACTCCTTGATAATTTCACGGATAAAtgcgaagaaaaaagtttcaccaccccctgtcatttcGCAGGTGCTCATACTCTGCTCATACTTCTTATCCCCGAAGTTATAAGGGAGCTCTTTCCTTTTTTGTGTGTGAAAGGTGGGGTTGCGTTGCCTATGGTTTCGGGGGAGAATTAGATTTTAAATTTAAGCCGAGCTATTTTTCTGATACTGCTCTTTGTTACAAAATAAATGCCGTAAAGTTATGAAACAACACATGAATTTAAAGTacttaatagaaataaaagattTCTGTGggttttgaatttgaaaacagAACACAACGCtcagaaattttgataaaaatctcaTTCTTAGTTAGGATCCGTAATCAACTGATCTCTCTCGCCCAGAATCATAGTTTTCTAAAAGCGTTATagtatcaatatcaatatttattatacggtataactaaataaattttaactatattatGGTTGCATTTCCATTAAGACTTGTTGTAGGAAGTACCACCACCTGAATACGACACTAATTATTATCCTACGATAGAAGAAACGATACCATATGACGTTAAACGTCCTACAATCACACACAATTTAGTATCTGCAACTAGCAGAGATCCCAgaagtaaagaaaataaaataaaaacgtcCAAAAGTGGATTTTCTacttcaaa
The window above is part of the Diorhabda sublineata isolate icDioSubl1.1 chromosome 3, icDioSubl1.1, whole genome shotgun sequence genome. Proteins encoded here:
- the LOC130441087 gene encoding uncharacterized protein LOC130441087, producing MYLTTTYVYINKKYRSKLTSINTDLIFSETVIYSFLRTFFAHNAEMKVSVYPSMNLRGEVRESISLDEDDLSDVEDEVFIRDGKNGYKLADELTVKRPLMAPRRKVARPDLGTRLKAKPPCKAFLKPCCYIFAALSVLVGLIILVVVLVSMYPIPLDKVRDWIIKKAQKQEPINSSKLLPCDNLKVSDVWSINLPKLNTDSPVRVLDVDNDGVDDIIFGFGTGDNYNILPPDLFCPIFMGVPSPCEGGVLALNGLTGNIIWRHWFNDTIYSLHCTNDINGDQQNDCLVIGMEGTIAVIDSKNGTIIWKLNTGRLNIYVASFIPDQNNDTIPDILASSSSLSVEKDGRLVLLSGKNGEKLKTVTTPGGAKTFYMPQVLSQNNTRSFVIFGTGSPTTAGNLTVTPLEDVLLGVLGNSTKNIYEDKFKGVLTQSVLVDITGDAIPDIVTAMYNSCLVAIDGKSFKQIWNFTVPGNGAETNIIPTPAYFNSDNITDFLIIYQKYDGILNYNYTQTFIIDGKNGESIYKPITGAVITQSSGLTVSLESLGFDLYLFWTSECTKLDALEKLDGSKVISNEFYGPCIDQFNNTLNMKLNALSQFHQPPGFVLYNSADRLSHELDSSRSVLRQLKDHYKFHSKIHINNGQSEVDENYKVDPVPIGIRKYGSSSFRHKDRNLGIQGFMTSSNDDIDTFGEDREVPPPEYDTNYYPTIEETIPYDVKRPTITHNLVSATSRDPRSKENKIKTSKSGFSTSKKKNLSEKNNGIFDYTNVRKSRNRLLHDVDYVPTEILKDTYVKNEEMRLRKSRFEQRDVNEHIDKIKEKEEIQKIIKKQMEEAKKNASMTLWDLESEKEMKDWIDGRYRGKRNVNFTSHGSVKVTSVGAILESFNTTNGTNSFDIVFVTYWQPPPKKIEDMLSEDINQCIQDKLEQDKASHYFQKTTDKELFMSECTEEQTNLKNEFAYFKQLPHLRLGEMTVYRLRVECECVNQKLNETCAKFLPKNKQSWPTYLGALGDGVFLKRV